In a genomic window of Stegostoma tigrinum isolate sSteTig4 chromosome 43, sSteTig4.hap1, whole genome shotgun sequence:
- the LOC125448930 gene encoding zinc finger protein 135-like: MEGNSTVLSGEKPYMCPVCGKSFADSSDLLAHQRVHTGEKPFHCSQCGKRFSQSSDLLKHQRVHTGEKPFYCSMCRKGFAWSSSLLRHQRSHAKGKSFTCCDRGKTFIHSSKLLEHQQIHIGEKLFTCSECGKGFTKSSNLLRHQQVHTGERPFSCSLCGKGFTQSSHLQVHQRVHTGERPFTCSVCGKGFTQSTHLLQHQRVHTGERPFACSVCGKRFIRSTKLLTHQRVHTGCATQHSGSFGKFHIHGTCNQCTGVELMQKRACAESVMTTLAEISFSALEKLQESTIYPGEKHISSVSGRVSEESSAMSKRQRSHTGERLWKCGDCGKGFHYPSQLENHQRSHTGEKPFICSDCGIAFALSSSLRIHQRVHTGERPFTCSVCGKGFIRSSQLLEHQQVHTGEKPFTCSQCGKGFTQSSNLRRHQRVHTAEKPFTCSDCGKRFNQSSHLRRHQQVHTGERPFTCSECGKGFIRSSQLLEHQRVHTGEKPFTCSDCGKGFTQSFNLLRHQRAHTERRSFS, translated from the exons ATGGAAGGAAACAGCACCGTTCTCAGTGGGGAGAAACCGTACATGTGTCCTGTGTGTGGAAAAAGCTTTGCTGATTCATCCGACCTGCTggcacaccagcgagttcacactggagagaaaccgttccactgctcccagtgtgggaagagattcagtCAGTCATCcgacctgctgaaacaccagcgagttcacactggagaaaaACCATTCTACTGCTCCATGTGTAGGAAAGGATTTGCTTGGTCATCCAGCCTGCTGAGACATCAACGTAGTCACGCTAAGGGGAAATCATTCACTTGCTGCGATCGTGGCAAAACATTCATTCACTCATCTAAACTTTTGgaacaccagcaaattcacattGGGGAAAAACTATTCACCTGTTcagagtgtgggaaaggattcactaaGTCATctaacctgctgagacaccaacaAGTTCATACAGGGGAGAGACCGTTCAGTTGCTCCctctgtgggaagggattcactcagtcgtCCCACCTGCAggtacaccagcgagttcacactggggaaaggccattcacctgctctgtgtgtgggaaaggattcactcagtcaacaCATCTGCTGCAgcatcagcgagttcacactggcgAGAGACCATTCgcttgctctgtgtgtgggaagagattcattCGATCgaccaaactgttaacacaccagcgtGTTCACACTGG CTGTGCTACCCAGCATTCTGGGAGCTTTGGGAAGTTCCATATTCATGGAACGTGCAATCAGTGCACAGGTGTAGAGTTGATGCAGAAGCGAGCATGCGCAGAATCAGTGATGACAACGCTGGCAGAGATTTCCTTCTCAGCTCTGGAAAAATTACAG gaaagcACCATCTACCCTGGAGAGAAACACATATCGTCTGTTAGTGGAAGAGTCAGTGAAGAGTCATCTGCAATGTCCAAACGCCAACgtagtcacactggagagagactgtggaaatgtggggattgtgggaagggatttcattacccatcccagctggaaaatcaccaacgcagtcacactggggagaagccattcatctgctctgattgtgggatAGCATTTGCTCTGTCATCCAGCCTGCGGAttcaccagcgggttcacactggagagagaccgtttacctgctctgtgtgtgggaaaggattcattcGCTCATCTCAACTACTGGAacatcagcaagttcacactggggagaaaccattcacctgctcccaatgtgggaagggattcactcagtcatccaaccTGCGGAgacatcagcgagttcacactgcggagaaaccattcacctgctctgattgtgggaagCGATTTAACCAATCATCCCACTTGCGgagacaccagcaagttcacactggagagagaccattcacctgttctgaatGTGGAAAAGGATTCATTCGCTCATCTCAACTACTGGagcaccagcgagttcacactggagagaaaccattcacttgctctgattgtgggaagggatttactcaaTCGttcaacctgctgagacaccagcgagctCATACTGAGAGACGTTCATTCAGTTAA